A window of Danaus plexippus chromosome 26, MEX_DaPlex, whole genome shotgun sequence genomic DNA:
AAATCTTTATCAGCTCTCAAGGATGccaatatgaatatttatgagagaaaattttagttatatgtttttttttttttcaaacgcGTCTCGTGTCTCACTTTGTATTTCGTATTTCTATTAgtgttacttaaaatataaaatatctttttttttatgtttctattaaacacaagaatatttaaacttgAATAATAGAATGAAGTAATcgttattatagtttatttggCTTGTTCTTATTCTTACTTAAAAACGACTAAATTGATTTTCATGAAACTTCACAAAGATACAGTTCGTACATCAGAGTGATATACAGACGGCTTTCTGTGTAGTAGCTAtacatgatataatattttattatttatttcttcctGAACCCATTACTGACGTCCAAACTCAAAGCTTAAATTtacttagttttaaataatatatcttgaaattataattagtattcatactgatatttttctcataagtGGGTGCTGTctagacatttatattaattaagaaattgtttaattcGCAGGACGAAGAATCTCTAGATTCAAATCGGCCCGTCGCAAACATCACACATCACAGTATAATGTACGCTCCAAAGTGTATGGTCATAGTTTCAAGACAGGACTACATCGACACATTCCGGGTGAGGATATTAGACGTGAAAGAAgttaaattcctttttttaccaaaatggCATTAAAAGTCACAAATTTTTTAAGCTTCTCCGAGACTaggaatagtatttttattaaacaaaattgttattaaagtgattaataattttattaaaactttttgccCTTGTAAAAAGGCattgaattctttaaatatgaaaagtcAAAATAATAGTGGATTTGTTAtcagatgaaaatatttgtttttcataaatctgtttttttttctttgagagTTACTGTTTtctgattaatatatttcaaattatgatAAGCCAATGATgatggtatttattttttgacttCTATCATTTCGACTGTCAGAACTGCCTCGGAATTATTTACACGGTGTGGGTTGAAAACCTGGGTGTACCTCTGGAGACGTTGGTCGGTAACCTGTTGGGATGCGTGTCGGTGCCACCGGCTGGCGGTCCTCAGGTCCGATTCAGTATTGGTGCAGGGGACCGGCAGGCCTTGCAGCCTCCGGCCGCGCCCCCCATGCCGGTCACTCACACCGCTGTGCATATGCTTCTGAGGTTGCTTGGTGAGTTATATAAGCACTATTTTTGAGTTAATTAAATGTGAACTACTAAATTCCAGATCGTTTTCTCTCAATTAAACAGGTATCCATAATTCTATAACTCTCTGGTGCGCTGTGATGAGTGAGCACAAAGTGCTACTGGTGTCTTTGGCTGCCGCTCGCTTGTCGGCGGCGTGTCGCGCACTCGCCGCTCTCATGTTTCCATTCCGATACGCCCACGTTTATATCCCGTTGCTACCCACGGGCCTGGCGGAGGTGTTGGCGACGCCTACTCCATTCCTCATCGGCGTACATGCTAGTTTGAAGGAGGAAGTTTCTGAGCTGGTAggtgaaaaatattcttatgagGCTTTTATGACAGTATGGCAATGACAATGATTATGGTATTTCAATTTGTAGCTCGACGTGATAGTAGCGGACCTGGACGTCGGTTCCCTTCATATACCTGCAAGTGTGAACATCCCTCGTCCGGAAGGCAAGCTCCTGTCGTCGCTGCAGGAGGCCCTTGCACTGGTGCTGCAACCCGAGCTCAAGTCAGCGGACTCAGCCTTCGCCCCCCCGCCGCCCTCAGCATCACCACCACATATGTTAGATAAGGAGATCAGAGCGGTGTTCATGCGCACCCTGGCTAAATTGTTACAGGGTTACAGGTACTTTTATGATAGCAAAAGCttctgtaaataaatgtttgtaggtgtgcaaaaatatattattataacttataaagatTCGTCTTCCGCTCttgtatcttaaataaaaattagttttttgttaatttatttaatttacattgaaATCTGACTTGATAAAGTCAatgtatcatatatttttgtgtctgGAATAAGGTTCAAGAAAGAGTGCTATAGCTACTTTATATTCTATTGTCCAAGtccagacaaaaaaaattgctacatTTTGATTTTACCCACTTCAATGTAATCTTTCAGACATTGTCTCACAATCATCCGTATCCATCCATCTCCTGTGCTGACATTCCACAAGGCTGGGTTCCTAGGAGCCCGCGGCTTGTCCCAGTGTCCCTTCGCCTCCCGTCTGCTGGACTCCATGTTCTTCAACGGCCTGGTCGCTGAACGCGGCCCACCCTGGCGGCCCACAGACATATGGGACGAACTAGTGCAGTGGGTATCAGACCTTATGACAGTGACATCAGATATATAATCCTAAAACAAATAGCACGTTTTAAGTTGTACTGTGTGATAATTGTTCAGAAATCTGCCGGAACAACTGAGGCTGGAGTCGTTGAACCCGGAGCTGGAGCTGCAGCACATACAAGACTTGGCGATGCAGTTACATTTGAACGAAAATCCAAATCCACAGGTGCGCTCACATTAACTCCTACCATAGTTTGCCATATAGTAGGACTATTTCTATTTGCATGCTCTGGTTGTTATTTGTATGTCAGTATATTTAACTGGGAATGGTCTAAACCACTCTCAGACTTAGTATTACAAGATCTCGTTGGTGATTTTAAAAcccttcataaaaaaaacttacaatatGTGTTATTGTCCTATCAGGCCCAGTCCACCCAGCCGTACGCTCAGCGTGTTCTCCGACCCCCTGAAGGGGCCTCGGCCCGCATACATCAGCCGCCTCTCCCGACTCTGGACCCGCGCGCGGTGCACGCCGTCATGAGAGACCTCGCCGCAAGGAACACACCATCTGTTAAGTGAGTCAATATTCATCACAGCGATCTCTCGTAATATGCCTTTTTTTGgttaataagttaatatcatttttcttACAATCTGGTTCAAATTAAGATGTTACCGTCCTTAAAGATTTGCAAgcaaaaagtaatttcaacTTCTTGCTAGTTTTGAAAGAGGTATCAAGAGCCGCGTATTCTAATAGTCAACTCATGCCTATCTTGAGCAAAATGTGTATAAAAGTTATACAGGCTTGGgtagtattaataattacttgtCTTTACTAGCTCTAGCTTCTATAGATCAGTGGTATATTGATTGTGacatgtaataaagtttttaatgtttgtctAATTTATTTCCAGGATGTCATCACTCCGTCTTCCAGCTCCAAGGATTATACCACCTGGAGCATCTCCAACTGGTGCCGTGGAACACACGCAGCTTATACTCACTAACTCTGCGAGGAGACTCGAGGTGTGCCTcccgtatattatataacataagatACACATGTTTTGatgtaaaaatagtaatataagtCATCGTACAGACGGAGCTAcgcataattaaaatataaaatgagaggttataaataaaacctataGTGCTGGTAACATTTACACGGTAAAATCATTTGTATGCTGATTGAggagttataaataaaaaaatgagttattttgtttttaattgtccTTTAGTGGTTATGAATGTGTTTGTCTCTCCCAAGGTGTTGCGGTCGTGTATAGCGGCTATATTCGAGTGTCGGTACGCGGACGCTAGGAAGTCTCTCCCGGGCGTGGTGCGCGCGCTGCGGGCTCCGGCGGCGAGGGCGGCGCTGGTGAGGGACCTGGCCGCGAGGCTACCCACCAACAAACATCTGCTGCAGCATCATCAGTTCGAGCTGGTTGTCAGGTGACGATACATCCACTAATGTGAAGTAGACTAAAGGATTCcgataaataaatagacactcctttgatatataatcaaagagtatgtaatgtttttttataagtctATTCTAATGAGACGTCTTTGTAACTTAATTCCTACATCAGGTGTGCGCACGTTTAGATTGCAAAGTTAAACCATTGCACTACAATGATAAACACTAATCCTCTCTCTCTCGATATGATATTGGTAAATTTTGTCAATGCGTTATATTTGTTCCACACGTATATTGTTCCGATGGGATCCAGACaactgttatattaaatgtttaataaataaataatattattggtaATAAAGCTATATATTCAGCCGATGGTGTACATCTATTCGGTAGCTGTTATTGGTCACCATCGTCGCAGCATTCGTCGTCGTCCTCGCACTTGGTGCACTCCACGATGACCTTGAGACAGGCGACCTTTTGACCTCCAGACATTAGGAAGGTCATCGCTTCGTATCTACCGAACGGGCAGTCCGATGGGAAACTGCAGTAGTCTATCATGAAATCTTTGAGGTCATATTCACCCTGGAAATGTTTTATTGCTTATGATCTATCTAGActgtgatttttaaatatatataaaggtcgATCGCCTTAAAAAAGTTGATAAGAAAAAAGACATTGCACTTTTTGCTGTTAATTGGAAAATAGAATctgagaataaattttaactttttttttttaacagttgATTATTCTAAGTGTTGGTGAAGTAGATCATCTTTCGTTTTAtagataagataaaataattttcatactaACCACATCGAGGGGAAAATAGTCCGTGTTAAATTTAGCCATTTGTAACGCCCTGACTACGTTGTCCTTTGCGTAATTGTCGCATAATTTCGCCAAATTATCGGATACTACTTGGTATTGCTTACATCCGCCGTCCACATACTTGCATATGTCTATAAAAGTCTGAAAAGTTTTTCTAAACTTCAGTCCAAAGCACATAAACCTTTGAAGGAATATTCTTATGTATattctgtatataaatttgttccaaacagtaatttaaatatatattttccatggTTGTTTTTCTCGTCCTTTCGTGATAATTCTcaatgatacaaaaaaaaaatactttctccCAAAATATGTtaacgatttaaaataatttaattttcgtaGAGAAcgttataaaaatgtgatatCTGAAAATTGGCAACTAATATGTTAACTCTATTGATTAACTATGGTTCTCCGGTCACATTTACTATTATAAGCATAAATAGTAGTGACATAGAGTATGTGTTATGGGGCGGGACGTGTTAGGTAACTTTACCCCGTATTGGTCGTTAACTTCGTTGTTAATCGTGATGTGTACGGAGAGGCCGTCATGAGAGCGGTTCACTTTGTGCTTATTCACTTCCAGTCTCATCCACTCTTGCTGGAGTTCCTCCTCGGGGCAGTTTTCGACGGCAATCAGCGACCATAGGCCTTTGCcctattaaacaaaaaaaaaatacacacatacGAACgtttacatataaacaaagaaagtaatatatttgcaTTACTAGGCgatattttactatttcaatACACACGAGATGAGAATTCTGatctcgtctgctcgtgatcacggttgctgcaaagtaaccgaaacttcgggagtatgtagatttaaaataataaaaaaaggcatagtaatccgaaaaatattatttaagtgattactcgcgaaagtcttaaatctcattatataaaaaaaaatgttttttttttacgaaaatcTTACCAACATATTATCATCTGCGCCTGTGGAACAAAGGCTCGCTATGAGACAGACACCTACGAGCTTCAACATGGTGTTATAATTTAGACGGAACAATTGAATGTATCTCACTATAAATACACCCTGTATTCGTTATCACATGGTGGCCGTGATCACGAACTGTTGATAGTATCTCAtggtcttttataattttatgtcatgaaaatatataatatatatatctacgtATATATGATTGGGAAAAGTTGAAGTGTCAGTACAAGGTCTGCTACTCATTGATTAAGCTGCTGGGTACTAAATTTGCCCAATTGCAATAGATGAGATTACCAAGTTTGGTTATAGTGGCTTATCTCgtggatttaattatatttttttaagatttgtaatttacaattaatattgtctaaaataatacaatgtttctcagtacattataaattaaattgaatatatcaatacgtagtttaaattattgtattgcaTGTTGTTGTGTCATATATTCCATGTATggcatttcaaataattatatcacaacGCTGATTattctattgtatttttttttctaaatagaTGTTACAgacgataaatatatatgttataacagataaaaaatatgaaatatataataaaacaacatctGGAACAGCATTAAAATGGTACAATGATTCTTCTTCCAGGTTAATGAATAGCGCTCTCCAATCTGCGAGTGCTTTGGACGAACACTCCATAGCGGCGGCCATTTTGCCGCTGGCTACAGCATACTGCCGCAAGCTGTGCACTGGTGTTATACAATACGCGTATATGTGTATACAGGTTagaaattcatatattaaccTACTACATACAATCCCCATCCATACTTTCCGGTTAGGACATTTAAGTTTGGCTTTAGCTTACAATGTAAGATAATTTAActaccttaaaaaaatatcgagcGTAAGAACTTTTAGAATTATGAGAAAGCAATTCTTAAACAATCTCTGCTAGTCCAACCCATAGCTTCACATAAGGAGTGAAGAGTCTAAGCCACACAGTGTCGTCTACACGTCTACCATCATTTTACATAGTCCAAAATTGACTGTGAGCAACCTACCTACCtggatcttatattattatattagaatgACTCACagaaaacaaagaaaacaatGGATATTGCAATTTGTACCAAGCTGTTGGGACCTTCCACAGAAATTCTTCCTTAAACTTGTTTAAATATGATCTATAATGATCCCCTCTTCAAATTTAATCGGTTCATGTAGATCGGCTGACGGCTATtcacttgtaaaaaaaaaaataattttctaaatgtattttagGCTACATCTGCTATGTTTACACAGGAACACCAAGTGTGGACCAGCCAGCAGTTCTGGGAGGCTGCGTTTTATCAAGATGTCCAAAGGGACATCAAAGCTCTGTATCTACCAAGTCCTACACATCATAATAGGGTTTCCAGCCCAAGGTCAGTCAGAAATGTGCAATTTTTGGTAATATCGTTATATGATTCTCTGGAgttgatatataaatgtatttcccCTATTGTAAAATTCTGTTTGAAATGTTGtagaataattgtttaaacctaaaatatataatatacttaatataattataattaaataaatattatcttgttATATGTTCCAGAGAGGATGACGAATACATATCTTTACTAAAAGCTCAAGAACCTAGCGCATTAGAAATAGCAGCTGAACAAATGAGAATATGGCCGACACTATCACCtggtataaataattaaatattctttcaagattccttataattcaatatgttGTTTGTTCAGGTTATATTAGGTTAATTCGTACATTTTTCCGCTTTTATGATTgttcaatgtatttatatattgtttctaCAGAAAAACAACGCGAGCTATTAGCCAGTGAGGAGTCGACGCTGTACAGTCAGGCCATTCACTATGCTAATCGTATGGTGTACCTGCTGCTGCCGCTGGAGGGCGCCGGGAGAAGGGACGTCCGGGATGACGACAGGAACAGCAATAGCATCACCAACAGGTTGGCTATGTACAGGGTGTTCATGTACATGTATGTTCAAAGTAAACGCGACTACTTCTCCTTGTTTAATTCCCTTATTTGATACCAATAGCATCAACAATTTTTGAGCGGAAATTTCAGTGCACCTTTACAATTTtagtacatatttgttttgtctttATGGAAAGATTTCGTAGGCTATGTTTCAGTCTAAGAGGTAGGATAAGAGATGAAGATTATTTAGGCATAGTCCtttatgttgtaaatatatttgtattgaagcctaaaatgtatttatgcaTATACCAAAAGAATTTTTCATTGAACACTGGCATATGCCAGTTATAggatatgtatatacatatccTATAACATAAGATGTATCTATTTACATTTGGTTGTAGATTTACATAATAACAAGTATTGTATACTTGGAAATATCATTCCAAAGATTGTTTCCTCATTTCAATATATGGACATACTATTTAActataagtattaataattatgtattaattttcacaGTGTAGCTGAATCTGATAGTGCAGATGCGGAGTCGGGATTCGAGGAGGCTGATCCCGGAGAGGCGGGGAACAATGTTATTAAGATGGTATCGAGATTCGTTGACAAGGTAGCGTTTACTCAAATATATGCTGTTCAATAACCACCTTATAGGGgacatgtttataaattaggtTAAGAGGCTGTCCGTGGAAGACTTTGTGACATCAGATTAATTATCTTagagatttaatttatgatcCACTCAACTTATAGAAATGACATACTGTTTTTTCTGATTGTATTaaacttaacataaaattaattgtacgAATTTCATCACATCCTAACATGTAGCCGTACCAGGGgctaaatcattttaatataactttaaacaaaCAGAAACGCTTATATAAGacattttattgacaaaagTTATCTTGTTTAGTTGGCtaacctaaaaaaattataaggtaTTGATACTTACCAGAGATAAGTTGAGTTTTTAGTAGACTAATACGTTTCGGGTAAATCATACCCAGGTGTGTACGGAAGGCGGCGTGACGGCGGAGCACGTGCGCTGTCTTCATCAGATGATACCCGGCGTCGTTCACATGCACCTGGAGACGTTGGACGGAGTGGCCAGGGAGAGTCGGCGGCTTCCACCCGTACAGAAGGTTATATTATGGAATTATATCTcaatttatactataaaatattatatattttatatttcgaaaGTCTCAAGGATCAACAGTTTTGTTGGATTACAATTATAGgaagattaattaattacggtacaatttgttaaaaattccATATCCGGGATTCtgaattataagttttatgaaaCAGCCTCGGATAGCG
This region includes:
- the LOC133319656 gene encoding uncharacterized protein LOC133319656, which codes for MLKLVGVCLIASLCSTGADDNMLGKGLWSLIAVENCPEEELQQEWMRLEVNKHKVNRSHDGLSVHITINNEVNDQYGTFIDICKYVDGGCKQYQVVSDNLAKLCDNYAKDNVVRALQMAKFNTDYFPLDVGEYDLKDFMIDYCSFPSDCPFGRYEAMTFLMSGGQKVACLKVIVECTKCEDDDECCDDGDQ